One genomic region from Amblyraja radiata isolate CabotCenter1 chromosome 17, sAmbRad1.1.pri, whole genome shotgun sequence encodes:
- the cebpa gene encoding CCAAT/enhancer-binding protein alpha, whose protein sequence is MEHSNFYEVEPHQQPPAFAYRDPGELPDICDHENSIDISAYIDPAAFNDEFLADLFHSNHQQLAKLGHCQDKGRAAGELPAPHPAFAYRESKLQPLLGRPASLRSVVVKQEPPERQERLRSPAQCAHLQYQVSHCAQTSVHLQPGQPTPPPTPVPSPLPAHKGSPGAKGKRSADKSSLEYRLRRERNNIAVRKSRDKAKLRNVEIQHKVMELAGDNERLRGRVQELSRELDTLRGLFRQLPEAALVKAMGGCI, encoded by the coding sequence ATGGAACACAGCAACTTCTACGAGGTGGAGCCGCACCAGCAGCCGCCGGCCTTCGCGTACCGGGACCCGGGCGAGCTGCCAGACATCTGTGACCACGAGAACTCCATCGACATCAGCGCCTACATCGACCCGGCCGCCTTCAACGATGAGTTCCTGGCCGACCTCTTCCATAGCAATCACCAGCAACTGGCGAAGCTGGGGCACTGCCAGGACAAGGGCAGGGCGGCCGGCGAGCTGCCCGCCCCTCACCCCGCCTTCGCCTACCGGGAGAGCAAGCTGCAGCCGCTGCTCGGCCGCCCGGCGTCCCTGCGCTCGGTGGTGGTGAAGCAGGAGCCGCCCGAGCGACAGGAGAGGCTCCGGAGCCCGGCGCAGTGCGCCCACCTCCAGTACCAGGTGTCTCATTGTGCCCAGACCAGCGTCCACCTGCAGCCCGGACAGCCTACGCCGCCGCCCACACCCGTGCCCAGCCCGCTGCCCGCACACAAGGGCAGTCCCGGCGCCAAGGGGAAGAGGTCGGCGGACAAGAGCAGCCTGGAGTACCGGCTGAGGAGGGAGCGCAATAACATCGCGGTGCGCAAGAGCCGGGACAAGGCCAAACTGCGCAATGTGGAGATCCAGCACAAGGTGATGGAGCTGGCGGGCGACAACGAACGGCTCCGCGGCCGCGTCCAGGAGCTGAGCCGGGAGCTCGACACTCTGCGGGGGCTCTTCCGACAGCTGCCCGAGGCGGCTCTGGTGAAAGCCATGGGAGGCTGCATCTGA